A region from the Nematostella vectensis chromosome 13, jaNemVect1.1, whole genome shotgun sequence genome encodes:
- the LOC5508144 gene encoding ribonuclease P protein subunit p29, which produces MSDHQHSRWRTKFAVFVYLIFLDKNSKLQLGMAYSEGVTDASLYKELPKHIKNDKERLGIQPLKCSAKDFVASFMSQTVQKNINSNTEETLHRQPLMLDRYQTRRNKKVKKSKCMSAREKREKKVYDIEPEHQRYELFLPLHKLWREYMQDMLKLQLNSNLKGIYPRLLKADYHGCLVAVCRSKCPSYVGTTGIIIQETRNVFKIITRDDSLKMIPKANSVFSFQLEDFMFKIYGNHFRFRASERSVRKFKTKATVDL; this is translated from the exons ATGTCCGATCACCAacattcaagatggcggacaaaGTTTGCTGTCTTTGTTTACTTGATATTTTTGGATAAAAACAGCAAACTACAGTTAGGAATGGCCTATTCCGAAGGCGTGACGGATG CCTCCTTGTACAAAGAACTGCCAAAACACATCAAGAATGACAAAGAGAGACTCGGAATCCAG CCTTTAAAATGCTCTGCCAAAGATTTTGTGGCATCGTTCATGAGCCAAACtgtgcaaaaaaatattaacagTAATACTGAAGAGACCCTCCATCGCCAGCCCCTAATGCTGGATAGGTATCAGACAAGAAGGAATAAAAAAGTCAAGAAATCAAAGTGCATGTCAGCACGAGAGAAGAGAGAGAAAAAGGTCTATGATATTGAGCCTGAGCATCAAAG ATATGAATTGTTTCTTCCACTACATAAGCTTTGGAGGGAGTATATGCAAGACATGTTAAAACTTCAGCTCAACAG TAATCTTAAAGGGATCTATCCAAGATTACTGAAGGCAGACTACCATGGCTGTCTTGTTGCAG tCTGCCGTTCAAAATGCCCTTCGTATGTTGGAACTACAGGCATTATAATACAAGAAACGAGAAATGTCTTCAAAATCATCACCAGAGATGACTCATTGAAAA TGATCCCAAAAGCCAATAGCGTCTTTTCCTTCCAGCTAGAAGACTTCATGTTTAAAATTTATGGAAACCACTTCAGATTTCGTGCTAGCGAGAGATCTGTTCGCAAATTCAAGACCAAAGCTACTGTAGACTTGTGA
- the LOC5508158 gene encoding uncharacterized protein LOC5508158, with amino-acid sequence MPCLNGGTCQASYHDDNYSCTCRPEYPGRNCDEAGLRPETPARSCKQIRDDVRPPLQINSGQFWLDPAGIQESLPSFCDMATDGGGWTLVMRYLITIIPPVFVYSSSYQTIKDYNRGDVLPNVYAYAQLRTHIGFVQLRFRCYKQSVGRTIDIMTTNDSAGAAVLHHFLDSSSPPPACGSFVRLPDDNSNLTRSCMKWGLAGSQTMVNQWSRSDYLGPSRIFADPIVWFGARSFNAHLNGPKYPRCDDYVDSVSIGDYWEIYFR; translated from the exons ATGCCATGCTTGAATGGTGGTACATGCCAAGCGAGTTACCATGACGACAACTACTCGTGCACCTGTCGCCCAGAGTACCCGGGAAGAAATTGTGACGAAG CGGGTCTAAGGCCAGAGACCCCTGCGCGCTCCTGCAAGCAGATACGGGATGACGTAAGACCGCCCCTCCAAATCAACAGCGGGCAGTTCTGGCTTGATCCTGCGGGAATTCAGGAGTCATTGCCCAGTTTCTGCGATATGGCCACGGATGGAG GAGGTTGGACTCTTGTTATGCGATacctcatcaccatcattccGCCGGTTTTTGTGTACTCGTCAAGCTATCAAACCATAAAGGATTACAATCGTGGGGACGTCCTGCCAAATGTGTATGCTTACGCTCAGCTGAGAACCCACATTGGGTTTGTACAGCTAAGATTTCGATGTTATAAGCAGTCTGTCGGACGGACCATCGACATCATGACCACCAACGATAGCGCAGGCGCCGCTGTCCTACACCATTTCCTTGACTCCTCTTCTCCTCCGCCAGCCTGTGGCTCTTTTGTCCGGTTACCGGACGACAACTCCAATCTGACGCGGAGCTGCATGAAGTGGGGGTTAGCTGGATCGCAAACGATGGTTAATCAGTGGTCAAGGAGTGACTACTTAGGTCCTTCTAGGATCTTTGCTGACCCCATCGTGTGGTTCGGAGCCCGTAGTTTCAATGCCCATCTTAACGGCCCGAAGTACCCGAGGTGCGACGACTATGTTGATTCAGTGTCTATCGGTGATTACTGGGAGATATATTTCCGTTGA